Proteins from a genomic interval of Synechococcus sp. A15-28:
- the mutS gene encoding DNA mismatch repair protein MutS produces the protein MPRSTSQPQDNALQGNLFGTSEPTAAASASREPAETSHDLSDDELGADAAARPRTRQTTSSEGSSEALSANDSEPSSDEPAWAHHSQVDLQQLTPMLRHYVELKTAHPERVLLYRLGDFFECFFEDAIELSRVLELTLTGKEGGKAIGRVPMAGVPHHAAERYCTELIKQGYSVALCDQLETTPTKGALLKRDITRVLTPGTVLEEGMLSARRNNWLAAVVVEPAQGKQPLRWGLASADVSTGEVQVMQRQESSALHQQLAQQEASELLWIPGDDDAIRPAWCPERLRLTPMARTPFSPAEAQRTLQEHYGLVSLEGLGLPEHPLALQALGGLLHYLQDTQPLEAESSIPLEVPAILHPGDALVLDAQTRRNLELTATQRDNRLQGSLLWALDRTLTAMGGRCLRRWLEAPLMDRSTIQQRQDLVSTLVSQRQLRLAIRQLLRPMGDLERLAGRAGAGHAGARDLVAIADGLERLPQLTARLESVISTGAEWLQQLLSPDPALAELARTIRHKLVEAPPLSLSEGDLIHDGVDPLLDGLRNQLDDQDAWLSHQEQQERQHSGISTLKLQHHRTFGYFLAVSKAKATAVPDHWIRRQTLANEERFITPDLKEREGRIFQLRARACQREYELFCQLREQVGTHAAPIRQAARAIAALDALTGLADVAAIGGYCAPAISDSRVLQLKASRHPVVEQRLADTAFTPNDVHLGEGTDLVVLTGPNASGKSCYLRQIGLIQLMAQIGSWVPARSATVGITDRIFTRVGAVDDLAAGQSTFMVEMAETANILHHASDRSLVLLDEIGRGTATFDGLSIAWAVSEHLAGDLGSRTVFATHYHELNNLASERTNVANFQVLVEETGEDLVFLHQVQAGGASRSYGIEAARLAGVPKPVVQRARQVLDQLAA, from the coding sequence ATGCCGCGGTCCACTTCCCAACCCCAGGACAACGCACTGCAGGGAAATCTGTTCGGTACATCAGAACCAACCGCAGCGGCGTCAGCCAGCCGCGAGCCTGCCGAAACAAGCCACGATCTCAGCGACGACGAACTCGGCGCTGATGCCGCCGCCCGGCCCCGGACGCGGCAGACCACATCAAGCGAGGGCAGCAGCGAAGCCCTGTCTGCAAACGATTCAGAACCCAGCAGCGACGAACCAGCCTGGGCCCACCACAGCCAGGTGGATCTGCAGCAACTCACCCCGATGCTGCGCCATTACGTGGAGCTCAAAACAGCCCACCCCGAACGGGTGCTGCTCTACCGGCTCGGTGATTTCTTCGAGTGCTTCTTCGAAGACGCGATCGAACTCTCCCGAGTGCTGGAGCTCACCCTCACAGGTAAGGAGGGCGGCAAAGCAATCGGACGGGTGCCGATGGCGGGCGTCCCCCACCATGCCGCTGAGCGCTACTGCACCGAACTGATCAAGCAGGGCTACAGCGTGGCCCTTTGCGATCAACTCGAAACCACCCCCACCAAGGGTGCCCTGCTCAAGCGGGACATTACTCGGGTGCTGACCCCCGGCACCGTGCTGGAGGAGGGCATGCTCAGCGCCCGCCGCAACAACTGGCTGGCGGCGGTGGTGGTGGAGCCAGCCCAGGGAAAACAACCACTGCGCTGGGGCCTGGCCAGTGCCGATGTGAGCACCGGCGAAGTGCAGGTGATGCAACGGCAGGAAAGCAGCGCCCTGCATCAACAACTGGCGCAGCAGGAGGCCTCCGAACTGCTGTGGATCCCAGGTGATGACGACGCCATCCGCCCGGCTTGGTGCCCCGAACGACTGCGGCTCACCCCCATGGCCCGCACACCCTTCAGCCCAGCGGAAGCGCAGCGCACCCTTCAAGAGCACTACGGTCTCGTCAGCCTTGAAGGCCTGGGCCTACCGGAGCATCCTCTGGCCCTGCAGGCCCTCGGCGGGCTGCTGCATTACCTCCAGGACACCCAACCGTTGGAAGCGGAGAGCAGCATTCCCCTCGAGGTGCCAGCCATCCTGCACCCCGGGGATGCCCTGGTGCTCGATGCCCAGACCCGCCGCAACCTGGAACTCACAGCCACCCAGCGCGACAACCGCTTGCAGGGGTCCCTGCTCTGGGCCCTCGATCGCACCCTGACTGCCATGGGTGGTCGCTGCCTGCGCCGCTGGCTGGAAGCTCCCCTGATGGACCGCAGCACCATCCAACAACGCCAGGATCTGGTGAGCACTTTGGTGAGCCAGCGCCAGTTGCGGCTCGCGATCCGTCAGCTGCTGCGGCCGATGGGTGATCTCGAACGGCTGGCCGGCCGAGCCGGCGCAGGCCATGCCGGTGCCCGTGATCTGGTGGCCATCGCCGATGGCCTGGAGCGATTGCCCCAACTCACCGCTCGGCTGGAATCTGTGATCAGCACAGGGGCAGAGTGGTTGCAGCAATTGCTCAGCCCCGATCCAGCCCTGGCGGAGCTGGCCCGAACGATTCGCCACAAGCTGGTGGAGGCCCCACCGCTTTCCCTCTCCGAGGGCGACCTGATCCATGACGGCGTCGACCCCCTGCTGGATGGACTGCGTAACCAGCTGGACGATCAGGACGCCTGGCTCAGCCATCAGGAGCAGCAGGAGCGTCAGCACAGCGGCATCAGCACCCTGAAGCTGCAACACCACCGCACCTTTGGTTACTTCCTGGCCGTGAGCAAGGCCAAAGCCACCGCCGTGCCGGACCACTGGATCCGCCGCCAGACCCTGGCCAATGAGGAACGGTTCATTACCCCTGATCTCAAGGAACGGGAAGGGCGAATCTTTCAACTGCGGGCCCGCGCCTGCCAGCGGGAATACGAGCTCTTCTGCCAGCTGCGCGAGCAGGTGGGCACCCACGCAGCACCGATCCGGCAGGCCGCCCGTGCCATCGCTGCATTGGATGCCCTCACCGGCCTGGCCGATGTGGCCGCCATCGGCGGTTACTGCGCCCCCGCCATCAGCGACAGCCGGGTCCTGCAACTCAAGGCCAGCCGCCATCCGGTGGTGGAGCAACGGCTTGCGGACACCGCCTTCACCCCCAACGACGTCCATCTCGGAGAGGGCACTGATCTGGTGGTGCTCACCGGACCCAACGCCAGTGGTAAGAGTTGCTATTTGCGTCAGATCGGCCTGATTCAGTTGATGGCGCAAATCGGTAGCTGGGTGCCGGCCCGATCCGCCACTGTCGGCATCACCGATCGGATCTTCACCCGGGTGGGGGCTGTTGATGATCTGGCCGCCGGCCAATCCACCTTCATGGTGGAAATGGCGGAGACCGCCAACATCCTGCACCACGCCAGCGATCGGTCCCTGGTGCTGCTCGATGAAATCGGGCGGGGAACAGCCACCTTCGATGGCCTCTCCATCGCCTGGGCCGTCAGCGAGCACCTGGCGGGTGATCTGGGCAGCCGCACCGTGTTCGCCACCCATTATCACGAGCTCAACAACCTGGCCTCGGAACGCACCAACGTTGCCAACTTCCAGGTGCTGGTGGAGGAAACCGGCGAGGATCTGGTGTTCCTGCACCAGGTGCAGGCCGGAGGAGCCAGCCGCAGCTACGGCATCGAAGCGGCACGGCTGGCCGGCGTTCCCAAACCCGTGGTGCAACGGGCCCGTCAGGTGCTCGATCAGTTGGCGGCGTGA
- a CDS encoding sulfotransferase codes for MSTTKQPRIFLIGFNKCGTTSFHDYFTANGIASVHWRANTLALALHRNRAEGRPLLKGIDLWTAYTDMNCIPGSPWGRSNSDHAPLIEGCRYFRELHRDYPDALFILNTRDPFDWLRSRLQHDKGQFAAAYRRALKDKGTYSKRQLKRRWLSDWYEHHSEVLSYFQGVATKQLLVFHIQATPVKKLNRFLSPHFSITQRCFPHHHQSAKRKS; via the coding sequence ATGAGCACCACCAAGCAACCCCGCATCTTTCTGATCGGCTTCAACAAGTGCGGCACCACCTCCTTTCACGACTACTTCACGGCCAACGGCATCGCTTCGGTGCACTGGCGGGCCAACACCCTGGCCCTTGCCCTACACCGCAACCGAGCTGAAGGCCGACCACTGCTAAAAGGCATCGATCTCTGGACCGCCTACACCGATATGAACTGCATCCCCGGCTCCCCCTGGGGGCGCAGCAACAGCGATCACGCCCCGCTGATCGAGGGCTGCCGCTACTTCCGTGAACTTCACCGGGATTACCCAGACGCGCTGTTTATCCTCAACACCCGGGATCCCTTCGATTGGCTGCGCTCCCGCCTGCAACATGACAAGGGCCAATTCGCCGCGGCCTACCGGCGCGCCTTAAAAGACAAAGGCACTTACAGCAAACGCCAACTCAAGCGCCGCTGGCTCAGCGATTGGTACGAGCATCATTCCGAGGTGTTGAGCTACTTCCAAGGCGTAGCAACCAAGCAACTGCTGGTGTTCCACATCCAAGCCACACCAGTGAAGAAATTGAACCGCTTCCTCAGCCCTCACTTTTCAATCACCCAGCGGTGCTTCCCCCACCATCACCAGTCGGCAAAACGCAAAAGCTGA
- the psbZ gene encoding photosystem II reaction center protein PsbZ, which produces MQFINTLTVLALVVASFALIVAVPVLYASSEDSGRSNRLILLGSAVWVALVLLNWGVSFFVV; this is translated from the coding sequence ATGCAGTTCATCAACACGCTGACCGTTTTGGCCCTGGTGGTGGCGTCCTTCGCTTTGATCGTTGCGGTGCCGGTGCTGTATGCCTCCAGTGAGGACAGCGGCCGCTCCAACCGTTTGATCCTGCTGGGCAGTGCTGTGTGGGTGGCGCTGGTGCTGCTGAACTGGGGTGTGAGCTTCTTCGTCGTCTGA
- a CDS encoding DUF561 domain-containing protein has translation MSRLQQLPTDLQRSLEQRSTLKVIAGLMNFDAASVERVARAAGHGGADLIDVACDAELVRMAIEASGGVPVCVSSVEPEQFSAAVAAGAVMVEIGNFDAFYPQGRIFGAEEVLALTRRTRELLPEVVLSVTVPHVLPMDQQEQLAIDLVAAGADLIQTEGGTSAKPFSAGSLGLIEKAAPTLAAAHSISRVSEAPVLCASGLSAVTVPMAIAAGAAGVGVGSAVNRLNDELAMVAVVRGLRDALGSAVEARV, from the coding sequence ATGTCCCGTCTTCAGCAGCTGCCCACCGATTTGCAGCGCAGCCTTGAGCAGCGCTCCACCCTCAAGGTGATCGCTGGCCTGATGAATTTCGATGCCGCCAGCGTGGAACGCGTGGCCCGGGCCGCCGGTCATGGCGGGGCGGATCTGATCGATGTGGCCTGCGACGCTGAGCTGGTGCGTATGGCGATCGAGGCCTCTGGCGGTGTGCCGGTGTGTGTGTCCTCGGTGGAGCCGGAACAGTTCTCCGCCGCCGTGGCTGCCGGTGCGGTGATGGTGGAGATCGGCAACTTCGATGCCTTTTATCCCCAGGGCCGCATCTTCGGTGCTGAGGAGGTGCTGGCCCTCACCCGCCGCACCCGCGAGCTGCTGCCGGAGGTGGTGCTGAGCGTCACCGTGCCCCACGTGCTGCCGATGGACCAGCAGGAACAGCTGGCGATCGATCTGGTGGCCGCCGGTGCTGACCTGATCCAGACCGAAGGCGGCACCAGCGCCAAGCCCTTCAGTGCCGGCAGCCTCGGCCTGATCGAGAAAGCGGCCCCCACCTTGGCGGCGGCCCACAGCATCAGCCGTGTGTCGGAGGCTCCGGTGCTCTGCGCCTCCGGTCTGTCGGCGGTCACCGTGCCGATGGCGATCGCCGCCGGTGCCGCTGGCGTTGGTGTGGGATCAGCCGTGAACCGCCTCAACGATGAGCTGGCGATGGTGGCGGTGGTGCGTGGCCTGCGGGATGCCCTTGGCAGCGCTGTCGAGGCTCGCGTCTGA
- a CDS encoding glycosyltransferase family A protein: MPWTPAVSFLIPARNRPEELKAALASCLAQSCDAWEAVVVDDHSDNADLLALVAAFDDSRLRYYRLPDGERGVSAARNQAVALARSPRLLTFDSDDLNHPHRAARCRELLDPDHPQLIYTRVRLFSATHPSGSPKQVLQPFTAALLEMINFITNPGTAFTVKAFEAAGDGFRPSLSLAEDYDLYLRMARAGVTIRAIDEEHVSYRKHPKATTNRRQAELHEAVMTVRRLNGVKPFPIEAIRSHSLPELARNLLDNPDQRALWQDDRWNDA, encoded by the coding sequence ATGCCCTGGACACCCGCCGTCAGCTTTTTGATCCCGGCCCGTAACCGGCCTGAGGAGCTCAAAGCAGCCCTTGCCAGCTGCCTGGCCCAAAGCTGTGACGCTTGGGAAGCGGTGGTGGTGGACGACCACAGCGACAACGCCGACCTATTAGCTCTGGTCGCAGCCTTCGATGACAGCCGCCTGCGCTATTACCGCCTACCAGATGGCGAAAGGGGCGTAAGCGCAGCTCGCAACCAAGCCGTTGCACTAGCTCGAAGTCCTCGCCTACTCACCTTTGACAGCGACGATCTCAACCACCCCCACCGCGCCGCACGCTGCAGGGAGCTGCTGGATCCTGACCACCCCCAGTTGATCTACACCCGGGTGCGCCTGTTCAGTGCGACCCACCCATCAGGCAGTCCTAAACAAGTGCTGCAACCCTTCACTGCAGCCTTACTGGAGATGATCAACTTCATCACCAACCCCGGCACTGCCTTCACGGTAAAAGCCTTCGAGGCGGCAGGTGACGGCTTTCGCCCCAGCCTCAGCTTGGCCGAAGATTATGACCTCTACCTGCGTATGGCCCGGGCAGGCGTGACCATCCGCGCCATCGATGAGGAACACGTGAGCTATCGCAAACACCCCAAAGCAACTACCAATCGTCGCCAGGCCGAATTACATGAAGCGGTGATGACCGTGCGACGGCTCAATGGGGTTAAACCGTTTCCCATCGAAGCAATCCGATCTCACTCGCTACCAGAGCTTGCCCGCAACCTGCTGGACAACCCCGATCAGCGGGCCCTCTGGCAAGACGATCGCTGGAACGACGCATGA
- a CDS encoding GNAT family N-acetyltransferase, whose amino-acid sequence MTPIRLVHHAPGAPGLRWLGLGPDLHPSRALLKLQRLFDRHAFWARGRSFGQLRRLLAGSDAVVSLWRGKRLVGFGRATSDGFSRAVLWDIVVAGDLQGHGLGRRVIDELLHAPPVVGVERVYLMTTNSASFYRQLGFQDASPQQLMVLRR is encoded by the coding sequence GTGACCCCGATCCGGCTGGTTCACCACGCCCCCGGTGCCCCCGGCCTGCGTTGGCTGGGCCTCGGGCCGGATCTGCACCCCAGCCGGGCCCTACTCAAGCTGCAACGGCTGTTCGATCGCCATGCCTTCTGGGCGCGCGGCCGCAGCTTCGGACAGCTGCGGCGGTTGCTGGCCGGCAGCGATGCCGTGGTGAGCCTCTGGCGCGGCAAGCGGCTGGTGGGGTTCGGCCGTGCCACCTCCGATGGCTTCAGCCGAGCCGTGCTCTGGGACATCGTCGTGGCCGGTGATCTGCAGGGCCATGGCCTCGGCCGCCGCGTAATCGATGAACTGCTCCATGCCCCGCCGGTGGTTGGCGTGGAACGGGTGTATCTGATGACCACCAACAGTGCCAGTTTTTACCGCCAACTGGGCTTCCAGGACGCCTCGCCCCAGCAGCTGATGGTGCTGCGCCGCTGA
- the ribH gene encoding 6,7-dimethyl-8-ribityllumazine synthase produces MATFEGRFSDAAGLRVGIVVARFNDLVTAKLLSGCLDCLKRHGVDVSETSSQLDVAWVPGSFELPIVAQQMARSGQYQVLITLGAVIRGDTPHFDVVVAEASKGVAAVARDTSVPVIFGVLTTDTMQQALERAGIKSNLGWSYGLEALEMGSLMRALPSA; encoded by the coding sequence ATGGCCACATTTGAAGGACGTTTCTCTGACGCAGCCGGATTGCGCGTCGGCATCGTCGTGGCCCGTTTCAATGATCTGGTCACCGCCAAGCTGCTGAGCGGCTGTCTCGACTGCCTCAAGCGCCACGGCGTGGATGTGTCGGAGACCAGCTCCCAGCTGGATGTGGCCTGGGTGCCGGGGTCGTTCGAACTCCCGATCGTGGCTCAGCAGATGGCTCGCTCAGGCCAGTACCAGGTACTGATCACCCTGGGCGCGGTGATCCGCGGCGACACGCCCCATTTCGATGTGGTTGTGGCGGAGGCCAGCAAGGGCGTTGCTGCGGTGGCGCGCGACACGTCCGTGCCGGTGATCTTCGGCGTGTTGACCACCGATACGATGCAGCAGGCGCTAGAGCGGGCGGGCATCAAGAGCAACCTGGGGTGGAGCTACGGGCTGGAAGCCCTGGAGATGGGCAGCCTGATGCGGGCCTTGCCGTCGGCTTGA
- the uvrB gene encoding excinuclease ABC subunit UvrB, producing the protein MPAYDLTAPYSPKGDQPTAIKQLVQGVNSGERYQTLLGATGTGKTFTMANVIAQTGRPALVLAHNKTLAAQLCNELREFFPENAVEYFISYYDYYQPEAYVPVSDTYIAKTASINEEIDMLRHSATRSLFERRDVIVVASISCIYGLGIPSEYLKAAVKFEVGETLNIRSQLRELVNNQYSRNDTEIARGRFRMKGDVLEIGPAYEDRLVRIELFGDEVEAIRYVDPTTGEILQSLEAVNIYPAKHFVTPKDRLDSAIGAIRQELRDRLDFLNGEGKLLEAQRLEQRTKYDLEMLGQVGYCNGVENYARHLAGREEGTPPECLIDYFPDDWLLIVDESHVTCSQLQAMYNGDQARKKVLIEHGFRLPSAADNRPLKGEEFWEKAHQTVFVSATPGNWEMEVSGGEVAEQVIRPTGVLDPIVEVRPTTGQVDDLLGEIRDRASKQQRVLVTTLTKRMAEDLTDYLAENEVRVRYLHSEIHSIERIEIIQDLRLGEYDVLVGVNLLREGLDLPEVSLVAILDADKEGFLRAERSLIQTIGRAARHVEGVALLYADNMTDSMAKAISETERRRAIQQTYNEKHGVVPTAAGKKASNSILSFLELSRKLKQDGPDADLVEVVGKAAKALENDPDAGLALEALPELIDQLEAKMKEAAKKLDFEEAANLRDRVKQLRQKMAGAT; encoded by the coding sequence ATGCCCGCCTACGACCTCACGGCTCCGTATTCACCCAAGGGCGACCAGCCGACGGCGATCAAGCAGCTGGTGCAGGGGGTGAACAGCGGCGAGCGTTATCAGACGCTGCTGGGGGCGACGGGCACGGGCAAGACCTTCACGATGGCCAACGTCATCGCCCAGACGGGCCGGCCGGCGTTGGTGCTGGCTCATAACAAAACTCTGGCGGCCCAGCTCTGCAACGAGCTGCGGGAGTTCTTTCCGGAGAACGCCGTTGAATACTTCATTTCCTATTACGACTACTACCAACCGGAGGCCTACGTTCCGGTCAGCGACACATATATCGCCAAGACGGCGTCGATCAACGAGGAGATCGACATGTTGCGCCACTCTGCGACGCGGTCGTTGTTTGAACGGCGCGACGTGATCGTGGTGGCCTCGATCAGTTGCATCTACGGCCTGGGTATTCCCAGTGAGTACCTCAAGGCGGCGGTGAAGTTTGAGGTGGGGGAGACCCTCAACATCCGCAGCCAGCTGCGGGAGTTGGTGAACAACCAGTACAGCCGCAATGACACGGAAATCGCCCGCGGCCGTTTTCGGATGAAGGGAGATGTGTTGGAGATTGGCCCGGCCTATGAAGACCGGTTGGTTCGGATCGAGCTGTTCGGTGATGAGGTGGAGGCGATCCGCTATGTCGATCCCACCACCGGCGAGATCCTCCAGAGCTTGGAGGCGGTGAACATCTATCCGGCCAAGCACTTCGTGACGCCGAAGGACCGTCTGGATTCCGCCATTGGTGCCATCCGCCAGGAGCTGCGGGATCGGCTCGACTTTCTCAATGGCGAAGGCAAGCTGCTGGAAGCCCAGCGGCTGGAGCAGCGCACCAAGTACGACCTGGAAATGCTGGGCCAGGTGGGCTACTGCAACGGAGTGGAGAACTACGCCCGCCATCTGGCGGGTCGTGAGGAGGGCACACCACCGGAGTGCCTGATCGATTACTTCCCGGACGACTGGTTGCTGATCGTGGATGAGAGCCACGTCACCTGCTCGCAGCTGCAGGCGATGTACAACGGCGACCAGGCCCGCAAGAAGGTGCTGATCGAGCATGGCTTCCGTCTTCCCAGTGCAGCAGACAACCGACCGCTCAAGGGAGAAGAGTTCTGGGAGAAGGCCCATCAGACCGTTTTCGTTTCAGCCACGCCTGGCAACTGGGAGATGGAGGTGAGCGGCGGCGAGGTGGCCGAACAGGTGATCCGTCCCACCGGGGTGCTCGATCCGATCGTGGAGGTGCGGCCTACCACTGGCCAGGTGGACGACCTGCTGGGGGAGATCCGCGATCGGGCCAGCAAGCAGCAGCGGGTGCTGGTCACCACCCTCACCAAGCGGATGGCGGAGGACCTCACCGACTATTTGGCGGAGAACGAGGTGCGGGTCCGTTACCTCCATTCGGAGATCCACTCGATCGAACGGATAGAGATCATCCAAGACCTGCGCCTGGGTGAATACGACGTGCTGGTGGGGGTGAACTTGCTGCGTGAGGGCCTGGACCTGCCGGAGGTGAGCCTGGTGGCGATCCTTGATGCGGATAAGGAAGGGTTCCTGCGCGCGGAGCGCTCGCTGATCCAGACCATCGGCCGGGCTGCTCGTCATGTGGAGGGCGTGGCACTGCTCTATGCCGACAACATGACCGACTCGATGGCCAAAGCCATCTCCGAGACTGAACGGCGCCGTGCAATTCAGCAGACTTACAACGAGAAGCACGGGGTGGTGCCGACGGCAGCGGGCAAGAAGGCCAGCAACTCGATCCTCAGCTTCCTCGAGCTGTCGCGCAAGCTGAAGCAGGACGGCCCTGATGCCGATCTGGTGGAGGTGGTGGGTAAGGCCGCAAAGGCATTGGAGAACGATCCCGATGCAGGGCTGGCACTGGAGGCTTTACCAGAGTTGATCGATCAGCTCGAAGCCAAGATGAAGGAGGCAGCGAAGAAGCTCGATTTCGAAGAAGCGGCGAACCTGCGCGACCGGGTGAAGCAGTTGCGTCAGAAAATGGCAGGGGCTACCTGA
- a CDS encoding glycosyltransferase yields the protein MHLLLALDRGFEALGSVALTSYLLHHRFESVVLVTPQDQRLVLLEAVAAGFGVPLVWQPIGTEAALHGLEPALQPYFFCIEALQQHPGRYLYVDADTLCVSELSALEDLPLDASHPLAACSHGRPMPDRSLVLGLESPFHYFNAGVMLFDASALACKITPAAVVDYYFKHRALCRFREQCCLNGVLRGQVQYLPGQYNLLSWMRERQAEGRWHDVAANPMAYCLPDVRERMAIVHLSAGALPTRVEPTRHERVDRYWLYLEQELQQGQALAQLLRFADW from the coding sequence ATGCATCTGTTACTGGCGCTGGACCGGGGTTTTGAAGCGCTCGGCTCCGTTGCACTTACCTCTTACCTATTGCACCATCGGTTTGAGTCGGTCGTGTTGGTCACACCGCAGGACCAGCGGCTGGTGCTGCTCGAGGCGGTTGCTGCAGGATTCGGCGTTCCATTGGTGTGGCAACCGATTGGCACTGAGGCTGCTTTGCACGGGCTCGAGCCGGCCCTGCAGCCCTACTTTTTTTGCATTGAAGCGCTGCAGCAGCATCCTGGGCGCTATCTCTACGTGGACGCTGACACCCTTTGCGTGAGCGAGCTTTCGGCCTTGGAGGATCTGCCGTTGGATGCGTCGCATCCTTTGGCAGCCTGTTCCCATGGCCGGCCCATGCCCGACCGATCTCTGGTGCTTGGCTTGGAATCCCCTTTTCACTATTTCAATGCAGGGGTCATGCTCTTCGATGCTTCCGCTTTGGCCTGCAAGATCACACCTGCTGCTGTGGTGGATTACTACTTCAAGCACCGGGCGCTATGCCGTTTCAGGGAGCAGTGCTGTTTGAATGGTGTGCTGCGCGGCCAGGTTCAATACCTGCCGGGCCAATACAACCTGCTCAGCTGGATGCGTGAGCGTCAAGCCGAGGGTCGCTGGCACGATGTCGCTGCCAATCCAATGGCCTATTGCTTGCCGGATGTTCGGGAGCGGATGGCGATCGTGCACCTTTCTGCTGGCGCTCTCCCGACGCGGGTGGAGCCGACCCGCCATGAACGCGTGGATCGCTATTGGCTCTATCTGGAACAGGAGCTGCAACAGGGTCAGGCGCTGGCTCAGCTTTTGCGTTTTGCCGACTGGTGA
- a CDS encoding sulfotransferase: MKAFSPGTPSTMAPIGHTSGMAAPLPEFLGLGTQKGGTTTLHRLLEQHPDVYLPACKEVHFFDQNHDAGEGWYRGHFTNAEPHQTCGEITPFYLFHPDVPGRIHNLLPKARLVVLLRDPVERTISQLFHARKRGFETLEPFDALAAEAERLQSCDPVSLQKHSYLSRSRYLEQLDRYEALFPREQLLILRSEDLFSTPELVWQQLLSFLALQPIDWPGTLLRANAGDGLGDQIDPALRHQLRQQLAETVAGVRSRYGIEWEWS, from the coding sequence ATGAAGGCGTTCAGCCCCGGCACCCCCAGCACAATGGCGCCAATCGGCCACACCAGCGGAATGGCAGCCCCCCTCCCTGAGTTTCTCGGTCTCGGCACCCAAAAGGGCGGCACCACCACACTGCATCGCTTGCTGGAACAGCACCCCGACGTTTATCTACCGGCCTGCAAGGAAGTTCATTTCTTTGATCAGAACCACGACGCAGGAGAAGGCTGGTACCGAGGCCATTTCACGAACGCTGAACCCCACCAGACGTGCGGAGAGATCACACCCTTCTACCTATTCCACCCCGATGTGCCGGGTCGCATCCACAACCTCCTCCCCAAGGCCCGTTTGGTGGTGCTACTGAGGGACCCGGTGGAACGCACCATCTCCCAGCTGTTTCACGCCCGCAAACGAGGCTTTGAAACCTTGGAGCCGTTCGATGCGTTAGCTGCGGAAGCGGAACGCCTGCAGAGCTGCGATCCCGTCAGCCTGCAGAAACACAGCTACCTCAGCCGCAGCCGATACCTCGAACAGCTGGACCGCTACGAGGCCCTGTTCCCTCGAGAGCAGCTGCTGATCCTGCGCAGTGAAGACCTGTTCTCCACCCCGGAGCTCGTCTGGCAGCAGCTGCTAAGTTTTCTCGCACTTCAACCCATCGATTGGCCTGGGACGTTGCTCCGCGCCAATGCCGGTGACGGGCTGGGTGACCAAATCGACCCAGCCCTACGCCACCAACTCAGGCAACAGTTGGCAGAAACCGTTGCCGGCGTCCGGAGCCGCTACGGCATCGAATGGGAGTGGAGCTGA